The following are from one region of the Gryllotalpicola protaetiae genome:
- a CDS encoding MFS transporter has product MSATQSESAGFYRLNWLQRIGFGAGDLAQNLIYNTIATYLLFFYTQVFGLGAGVAATMFLIVRIIDAVWAPLVGTFIDKHTTPWGRYRGWLILAGIPTAGFGVLVFWDGFSGSLLYAYVMYIGLELAYTLLNVPYGALNASLTRDNHEISVLTTTRMFMANIGGLVVAFGVPVIVQAIAPNNEWGVPAAAGAWLATMSILIVIGFLILIFCFTQTKERVVMDASLQDEVKITDLAVEFRRNRPLRTLAFFFVTAFAMMAVGNSGAAFYMTEVVKREDLAGLFNALGVLPAFVFLPLVPMIRRRIGKRPLFIAFLLIGIIGLAMLYFIPNPHENVAWVMVAQVVRSIGVIVATGYMWALVPEVISYGEWKTGRRISGIVNALTGIFFRAGFALGGVVPGIVLALTGFVTDSAQQSARTQQGILWLVSVIPAILLILAVFIISRYDLSDAQLVQINREIEQRQREGSAEGTDRTPALPNSSLADPAFTGSLDITQRAPGNEKTPGT; this is encoded by the coding sequence GTGTCAGCGACTCAAAGTGAAAGCGCGGGGTTCTATCGCCTGAACTGGCTGCAGCGGATCGGTTTCGGTGCGGGTGATCTCGCCCAGAACTTGATCTACAACACGATCGCCACCTACCTGCTGTTCTTCTATACGCAGGTCTTCGGCCTGGGGGCCGGAGTCGCGGCGACGATGTTCCTGATCGTGCGGATCATCGACGCGGTCTGGGCTCCGCTCGTCGGCACGTTCATCGACAAGCACACGACACCGTGGGGCCGCTATCGTGGCTGGCTCATCCTGGCCGGCATCCCGACGGCGGGTTTCGGCGTGCTCGTCTTCTGGGACGGATTCTCGGGCTCTCTGCTCTATGCGTACGTCATGTACATCGGTCTTGAGCTCGCATACACCCTGCTCAACGTCCCGTATGGCGCCCTCAACGCCTCGCTGACGCGGGACAATCACGAGATCTCGGTGCTGACCACCACCCGCATGTTCATGGCGAACATCGGCGGCCTCGTCGTCGCGTTCGGCGTGCCGGTGATCGTGCAGGCCATCGCCCCGAACAACGAGTGGGGTGTGCCTGCGGCGGCCGGCGCGTGGCTTGCGACGATGTCGATCCTGATCGTGATCGGGTTCCTCATCCTGATCTTCTGCTTCACCCAGACCAAAGAGCGCGTCGTCATGGACGCGTCCCTCCAGGACGAGGTGAAGATCACCGACCTCGCGGTCGAGTTCCGCCGCAATCGCCCGCTGCGCACGCTCGCGTTCTTCTTCGTCACCGCCTTCGCGATGATGGCGGTCGGCAACTCGGGCGCCGCCTTCTACATGACGGAGGTCGTGAAACGGGAGGATCTCGCGGGGCTGTTCAATGCGTTGGGAGTCCTGCCCGCGTTCGTCTTCCTGCCTCTCGTCCCGATGATCAGGCGCCGCATCGGCAAGCGCCCCCTGTTCATCGCGTTCCTTCTCATCGGCATCATCGGGCTCGCGATGCTGTACTTCATCCCGAACCCGCACGAGAACGTGGCGTGGGTGATGGTCGCCCAGGTCGTGCGCTCCATCGGCGTCATCGTCGCCACCGGGTACATGTGGGCGTTGGTACCCGAGGTGATCTCTTACGGCGAGTGGAAGACGGGGCGCCGGATCTCGGGCATCGTCAACGCGCTGACCGGCATCTTCTTCCGCGCCGGCTTCGCCCTCGGCGGGGTCGTGCCCGGGATCGTCCTCGCGCTCACCGGGTTCGTCACGGATTCCGCACAGCAGAGCGCACGGACCCAGCAGGGCATCCTCTGGCTCGTGTCCGTCATCCCCGCGATACTGCTGATCCTCGCCGTCTTCATCATCAGCCGCTACGACCTCAGCGACGCCCAGCTCGTGCAGATCAATCGCGAGATCGAGCAGCGTCAGCGCGAGGGCAGCGCCGAGGGCACCGATCGAACGCCTGCTCTGCCGAACTCGTCGCTCGCCGATCCAGCCTTCACAGGTTCGCTAGACATCACACAGCGGGCCCCCGGAAACGAGAAGACCCCGGGTACGTGA
- the rsfS gene encoding ribosome silencing factor, which produces MTASAQARELLQLAAVAADSKAGEDLVALDVSGPLPLTDIFLLVSGNSERNVVAIADGVEDALNEAGVRTLRREGKEQGHWVLLDFGDLVVHVFHQEDRQYYSLERLWRDCPVVPLDFMSRQPL; this is translated from the coding sequence ATGACGGCATCCGCCCAGGCCCGAGAGCTGCTCCAACTGGCTGCGGTGGCAGCCGACTCGAAGGCCGGCGAAGACCTCGTCGCGCTCGACGTTAGCGGCCCATTGCCGCTCACCGACATCTTCCTGCTCGTCTCGGGGAACTCGGAGCGCAACGTCGTCGCCATCGCCGACGGCGTCGAGGACGCCCTGAACGAGGCCGGTGTGAGGACTCTGCGCCGCGAGGGGAAGGAGCAGGGCCACTGGGTGCTGCTCGACTTCGGCGACCTCGTCGTGCACGTCTTCCACCAGGAGGATCGGCAGTACTACTCGCTTGAGCGGCTCTGGCGCGACTGCCCCGTGGTGCCCCTCGATTTCATGAGCCGCCAGCCTCTGTAG
- the nadD gene encoding nicotinate-nucleotide adenylyltransferase, with protein MVAPQLGRRRVGVMGGTFDPIHHGHLVAASEVAQSFGLDEVVFVPTGQPWQKGPVSAAEHRYLMTVIATASNPRFTVSRVDIDRPGPTYTIDTLRDLKSQRPDDELYFISGADAIAQILTWHDVEQLWELAHFVAVSRPGHELSITGLPTGDVSLLEVPALAISSTDCRSRVSRGFPVWYLVPDGVVQYISKHHLYRSVA; from the coding sequence ATGGTCGCGCCTCAGCTCGGCCGCCGACGCGTCGGGGTCATGGGCGGAACCTTCGACCCGATCCACCACGGCCACCTGGTCGCCGCGAGCGAGGTGGCCCAGTCGTTCGGGCTCGACGAGGTCGTCTTCGTCCCCACCGGCCAGCCGTGGCAGAAGGGCCCGGTGAGTGCCGCCGAGCACCGCTACCTGATGACCGTCATCGCGACGGCGTCCAACCCCCGCTTCACCGTGAGTCGCGTCGACATCGACCGCCCGGGCCCGACCTACACGATCGACACCCTGCGCGACCTCAAGTCGCAGCGACCTGACGACGAGCTCTACTTCATCTCAGGGGCCGACGCGATCGCCCAGATCCTCACCTGGCACGACGTCGAACAGCTCTGGGAATTGGCCCATTTCGTCGCTGTGAGTCGTCCGGGACATGAACTGAGCATTACAGGTTTGCCGACGGGCGACGTAAGCTTGTTGGAAGTTCCGGCACTGGCGATCTCCTCCACGGATTGCCGCAGCCGGGTGAGCAGGGGCTTCCCCGTCTGGTACCTGGTTCCTGACGGCGTTGTCCAGTACATCTCCAAGCACCATCTGTATCGGAGCGTGGCATGA
- a CDS encoding glutamate-5-semialdehyde dehydrogenase, translating to MLDFDPTGLHAKLDDAKTAARALATANTAAKDSALEAIAQELLAHVDEIVAANAEDLARGRENGIGTGLLDRLTLTPQRVHALADAVLDIVAIADPVGESVRGKTLPNGVHLEQVRVPFGVVGAIYEARPNVTVDIAALALKSGNAAVLRGGSAAESTNAVLVSVIQGALVRAGLPAASVQTIDEYGRPGASALMRARGYVDLLVPRGSAQLIQTVVTESTVPVIETGAGVVHILLDASAREDWAVDIVRNAKVQRPSVCNAVETVLVHADAAARLLPPVLGALREQGVTIHADARARAIFPDAVPAVEEDWETEYMSLDLAVRVVDVLDEAIEHIRRYSTGHTESIVTNDLGNADRFLAEVDSAVVMVNASTRFTDGGEFGFGAEVGISTQKLHARGPMGLPELTSTKWLVRGSGQIRR from the coding sequence ATGCTCGATTTCGACCCGACCGGCCTGCACGCGAAGCTCGACGACGCGAAGACCGCGGCACGGGCGCTGGCAACGGCCAACACCGCAGCGAAGGACAGCGCCCTCGAGGCGATCGCCCAGGAGCTGCTCGCCCACGTCGACGAGATCGTCGCAGCCAACGCGGAAGACCTCGCCCGCGGCCGGGAGAACGGCATCGGGACCGGCCTGCTCGATCGGCTCACCCTGACGCCGCAGCGCGTGCATGCTCTCGCGGACGCGGTGCTCGACATCGTCGCCATCGCCGACCCCGTCGGCGAATCGGTGCGCGGCAAGACCTTGCCGAACGGGGTGCACCTTGAGCAGGTGCGGGTTCCATTCGGCGTCGTCGGCGCCATCTACGAGGCGCGTCCCAATGTCACGGTCGACATCGCGGCGCTCGCCCTCAAGAGCGGAAACGCGGCCGTGTTGCGCGGCGGGTCGGCTGCGGAGAGCACCAACGCGGTGCTCGTCTCCGTGATCCAGGGCGCGCTGGTGCGCGCTGGCCTGCCCGCGGCATCCGTTCAGACCATCGACGAATACGGTCGCCCGGGCGCATCCGCGCTGATGCGCGCGCGCGGCTACGTCGATCTGCTCGTGCCGCGCGGCAGCGCGCAGCTCATCCAGACCGTCGTCACCGAATCGACGGTGCCGGTCATCGAGACGGGCGCAGGCGTCGTGCACATCCTGCTGGATGCGAGCGCCCGCGAGGACTGGGCCGTCGACATCGTGCGCAATGCCAAGGTGCAGCGCCCCAGCGTGTGCAATGCGGTCGAGACCGTGCTGGTGCATGCGGATGCTGCGGCGAGGCTCCTTCCACCCGTGCTCGGCGCGCTGCGCGAGCAGGGCGTGACGATCCACGCCGACGCGCGCGCCCGTGCGATCTTCCCCGACGCGGTGCCCGCCGTCGAGGAGGACTGGGAGACGGAGTACATGAGTCTCGACCTCGCCGTGCGCGTCGTCGACGTCCTCGACGAGGCGATCGAGCACATCCGCCGGTACTCGACCGGCCACACCGAGTCGATCGTCACGAACGACCTCGGCAACGCCGACCGCTTCCTCGCGGAGGTCGACTCGGCGGTGGTGATGGTGAACGCGTCGACGCGGTTCACCGACGGGGGAGAGTTCGGATTCGGCGCAGAGGTCGGCATCTCCACGCAGAAGCTTCACGCCCGCGGGCCGATGGGCCTTCCCGAACTGACGAGCACGAAGTGGTTGGTGCGCGGCTCCGGCCAGATCCGCCGATAG
- the proB gene encoding glutamate 5-kinase encodes MTWTQTKKWKGTTISTRTTVTDAKRIVVKVGSSSISGDNSWQIAPLVLALAAAHRRGIEVVLVSSGAIATGMPFLELDARPDDLATQQAAAAVGQNVLVHRYQAALDPYGIVAGQVLLTANDMDDPTHRGNAQRAMERLLELRILPIVNENDTVATHEIRFGDNDRLAALVARLIGAEVLVLLSDVDALYTKPPQQPGAEMIPFVGVGDELVGVEIGATTVNSVGTGGALTKVSAARHAAEAGIAVVLTSTHLVADALDGASVGTYFEPARN; translated from the coding sequence ATGACGTGGACGCAGACGAAGAAGTGGAAGGGAACGACGATTAGCACCCGCACCACCGTCACCGACGCGAAGCGCATCGTCGTCAAGGTCGGCTCCTCGTCGATCAGTGGCGACAACTCGTGGCAGATCGCCCCGCTCGTGCTCGCCCTCGCCGCCGCGCACCGGCGCGGCATCGAGGTGGTGCTGGTGTCCTCGGGCGCCATCGCGACGGGTATGCCGTTCCTCGAGCTCGATGCCCGTCCCGACGACCTGGCCACGCAGCAGGCCGCGGCGGCCGTCGGCCAGAACGTGCTCGTGCACCGCTACCAGGCGGCGCTCGACCCCTATGGCATCGTCGCCGGCCAGGTGCTGCTCACCGCCAACGACATGGACGACCCGACCCATCGCGGCAACGCCCAGCGCGCGATGGAGCGGCTGCTCGAACTGCGCATCCTGCCGATCGTCAACGAGAACGACACCGTGGCGACCCACGAGATCCGCTTCGGCGACAACGACCGGCTCGCTGCCCTCGTCGCGCGGCTCATCGGCGCCGAGGTGCTCGTGCTCCTCTCCGACGTCGACGCGCTCTACACCAAGCCCCCGCAGCAGCCCGGCGCCGAGATGATCCCGTTCGTCGGCGTCGGCGACGAGCTCGTGGGCGTCGAGATCGGCGCGACGACGGTGAACAGCGTCGGCACCGGGGGAGCGCTCACGAAGGTCTCCGCGGCGCGGCATGCCGCGGAGGCGGGCATCGCGGTGGTGCTGACGTCGACGCATCTCGTCGCGGACGCGCTGGACGGGGCATCCGTCGGCACCTATTTCGAGCCGGCGCGAAACTAA
- the obgE gene encoding GTPase ObgE: MATFVDHVTLHLRAGHGGNGCVSVRREKFKPLAGPDGGNGGHGGDIVLVADPQVTTLLGYHRRPHQVSENGGFGMGDMRHGARGEDLELPVPVGTVVKTPEGDELVDLAEPGMRFVAAAGGVGGLGNAALSNPKRKAPGFALLGTPGWEGDVELELKTMADVALVGYPSAGKSSLVAALSAAKPKIADYPFTTLTPNLGVVQAGESRFTIADVPGLIEGASEGKGLGLEFLRHVERCTALLHVLDCATLEPGRDPVTDLEVILSELAAYPVPAGQVPLRERPQLVALNKIDVPDGKDLADFVRPELESRGYRVFEISTVSHEGLRQLSFALAEVVDAERARLAVEQEERPRIVMRPKAVDAAPFTIKVEGGSDGTYYRVLGQKPEAWVAQTDFQNDEAVGFLADRLAKLGVEDGLFGAGAVAGDTVVIGPGSGIVFDWEPTLTSTAELVTAPRGTDERLSQGSRATRRERREQYHDRMDGKAAARAELDAEREAGIWADDVDADEEVEGNDD, translated from the coding sequence ATGGCGACGTTCGTCGACCACGTGACCCTGCACTTGCGCGCCGGTCACGGCGGAAACGGCTGCGTGAGCGTACGCCGGGAGAAGTTCAAGCCGCTCGCCGGCCCTGATGGGGGCAACGGCGGCCACGGCGGCGACATCGTGCTCGTCGCAGACCCTCAGGTCACCACGCTGCTCGGCTACCACCGCCGCCCCCACCAGGTGAGCGAAAACGGCGGCTTCGGCATGGGCGACATGCGCCACGGAGCCCGCGGCGAGGATCTCGAACTGCCGGTGCCCGTCGGCACCGTCGTCAAGACCCCGGAGGGCGACGAGCTGGTCGACCTCGCCGAGCCGGGCATGCGCTTCGTCGCCGCAGCCGGCGGCGTCGGCGGACTGGGCAACGCCGCCCTCTCCAACCCGAAGCGCAAGGCGCCCGGCTTCGCCCTGCTCGGCACACCCGGATGGGAGGGCGACGTCGAGCTCGAGCTCAAGACCATGGCCGATGTCGCGCTCGTCGGCTACCCGTCGGCCGGCAAGTCGTCCCTCGTCGCCGCCCTGTCGGCCGCGAAGCCGAAGATCGCCGACTATCCGTTCACGACGCTCACCCCCAACCTCGGCGTCGTGCAGGCGGGGGAGTCGCGCTTCACGATCGCCGACGTCCCAGGCCTCATCGAGGGCGCCAGCGAGGGCAAGGGGCTCGGCCTGGAGTTCCTGCGCCACGTCGAGCGCTGCACCGCTCTGCTGCACGTGCTGGACTGCGCGACCCTCGAACCCGGTCGTGACCCCGTCACCGACCTCGAGGTGATCCTCAGCGAGCTCGCGGCATATCCGGTCCCGGCCGGCCAGGTGCCCCTGCGCGAGCGTCCGCAGCTCGTCGCGCTCAACAAGATCGACGTTCCCGACGGCAAGGACCTCGCCGATTTCGTGCGGCCCGAGCTCGAGTCGCGCGGCTACCGCGTGTTCGAGATCTCGACGGTGAGCCACGAGGGCCTTCGCCAGCTCTCCTTCGCCCTCGCCGAGGTCGTCGACGCCGAGCGCGCCCGCCTCGCCGTCGAACAGGAGGAACGGCCCCGTATCGTCATGCGGCCGAAGGCCGTCGACGCAGCTCCCTTCACCATCAAGGTCGAGGGCGGCAGCGACGGCACGTACTACCGCGTCCTCGGACAGAAGCCCGAGGCATGGGTCGCGCAGACCGACTTCCAGAACGATGAGGCCGTCGGCTTCCTCGCCGACCGCCTTGCGAAGCTCGGCGTCGAAGACGGCCTGTTCGGGGCCGGAGCGGTCGCCGGCGACACGGTCGTGATCGGCCCGGGCAGCGGGATCGTGTTCGACTGGGAGCCGACGCTGACCTCCACCGCGGAACTCGTCACCGCGCCTCGCGGCACCGACGAGAGGCTCAGCCAGGGCTCCCGCGCCACGCGGCGCGAGCGTCGTGAGCAGTACCACGACCGCATGGACGGCAAGGCCGCCGCCCGCGCCGAGCTCGACGCCGAGCGTGAGGCGGGGATCTGGGCCGATGACGTGGACGCAGACGAAGAAGTGGAAGGGAACGACGATTAG
- the rpmA gene encoding 50S ribosomal protein L27 codes for MAHKKGASSTRNGRDSNAQRLGVKRFGGEQVNAGEIIVRQRGTHFHPGANVGRGGDDTLFALSAGAVEFGVKGRRKVVNIVTAEA; via the coding sequence ATGGCACACAAGAAGGGCGCAAGCTCAACTCGCAACGGCCGTGACTCGAACGCCCAGCGCCTCGGCGTGAAGCGCTTCGGCGGCGAGCAGGTCAACGCAGGCGAGATCATCGTCCGCCAGCGCGGCACCCACTTCCACCCCGGCGCCAACGTGGGCCGTGGCGGCGACGACACGCTCTTCGCGCTGTCGGCCGGCGCCGTCGAGTTCGGCGTCAAGGGCCGCCGCAAGGTCGTCAACATCGTGACGGCCGAGGCATAA
- the rplU gene encoding 50S ribosomal protein L21: protein MVFAVVRAGGRQEKVEVGTIVTLDRIKADANGNVELAPVLLVDGDKITSDAKALAKVKVTAEVLGDLRGPKIVIQKFKNKTGYKKRQGHRQDLTRVKVTAIK from the coding sequence GTGGTTTTCGCAGTTGTGCGCGCCGGCGGTCGGCAGGAGAAGGTCGAGGTCGGCACCATCGTGACGCTCGACCGCATCAAGGCTGACGCGAACGGCAACGTCGAGCTCGCCCCGGTGTTGCTCGTCGACGGCGACAAGATCACCTCCGACGCCAAGGCGCTCGCCAAGGTGAAGGTGACCGCTGAGGTTCTCGGCGACCTCCGCGGCCCGAAGATCGTGATCCAGAAGTTCAAGAACAAGACCGGCTACAAGAAGCGCCAGGGGCACCGCCAGGACCTCACGCGCGTCAAGGTCACCGCAATCAAGTAG
- a CDS encoding DUF4031 domain-containing protein, translating to MTVLIDRPAWPAHGTLWSHLVSDASLQELHAFAENAGVPRRAFDLDHYDVPAERYDELVALGAQQVSMRQLVERLRSSGLRVRAVDRH from the coding sequence ATGACCGTGCTCATCGACCGCCCAGCGTGGCCGGCTCACGGCACACTGTGGTCGCACCTGGTCAGTGATGCGTCCCTTCAAGAATTGCACGCCTTCGCTGAGAATGCCGGAGTGCCACGCCGCGCCTTCGATCTCGATCACTACGACGTGCCTGCCGAGCGTTACGACGAGCTCGTCGCCCTGGGCGCCCAGCAGGTGTCCATGAGGCAGCTGGTCGAGCGGCTGCGCAGCAGTGGGCTACGCGTCCGCGCCGTCGACCGGCACTGA
- a CDS encoding Rne/Rng family ribonuclease: MVEKDEYNSSNEAGKRRGRFFGGRRRRAGEADAPVETVTQPAPEAPEVAETEEPAELAAPVVDAEAVAADQDHPLAPAVPQPLTTPIPVVGTQADPLSGPVSTTTLLFQAPPVITAPAFDEDDEADADASAPGVRRRRRRGGSAGASDDQPREPRQPVKREPELITEPQKVKGSTRLEAKKQRRRDGRDAGRRRAVITEAEFLARREAVDRTMVVRSKAGRIQIGVLEDKVLVEHYVAKSQEASLIGNVYLGKVQNVLPSMEAAFVDIGRGRNAVLYSGEVDWEAAQAESGEKNQPRRIELALKPGDKVLVQVTKDPVGHKGARLTSQVSLPGRYLVYVPNGSMNGISRKLPDTERARLKKILKEALPDNVGVIVRTAAEGATEEQLTLDVTRLTSQWAQIREANEKVQAPALLHSEPDLLIKIVRDVFNEDFQKMVIQGDDARETIERYLSGVAPELLERVEPYSGGKDDAFDEFRISEQIEKALDRKVWLPSGGSLIIDRTEAMTVIDVNTGKFVGSGGNLEETVTKNNLEAAEEIVRQLRLRDIGGIVVVDFIDMVLESNRDLVLRRLVECLSRDRTKHQVAEVTSLGLVQMTRKKLGLGLLETFSEPCEVCAGRGIIVHHDPVVKHRAQQPERGTERRRGRGGNGGSAPATSTGNGNGAHAHEGTHQLTEEARSSLARIAASTLGHPTTGAVPIIADEPQPEQAAATDEAPRSSSRRSRSRRARGGGAGDAAPSEQPQASVIELPAAQPAQEPRAVNAEATAQLLDSVLDSLPAKQPARRSRRVSTGALTAETGQESVPVDGADA; the protein is encoded by the coding sequence ATGGTGGAAAAAGATGAATACAACAGTTCGAACGAAGCGGGAAAGCGCCGCGGGCGGTTTTTCGGAGGGCGGCGACGCAGGGCCGGCGAGGCCGATGCCCCGGTCGAGACGGTGACGCAGCCGGCGCCCGAGGCTCCGGAGGTCGCTGAGACCGAAGAGCCTGCGGAGCTGGCCGCTCCCGTGGTCGACGCGGAAGCCGTGGCCGCCGACCAGGACCACCCGCTGGCCCCGGCTGTGCCGCAGCCGCTCACCACGCCGATCCCGGTCGTCGGCACCCAGGCCGACCCGCTCAGCGGCCCGGTCTCGACCACGACCCTGCTGTTCCAGGCTCCACCGGTCATCACGGCGCCCGCGTTCGACGAGGACGACGAGGCGGATGCTGACGCAAGCGCTCCTGGCGTCCGGCGCCGCCGTCGCCGCGGCGGTTCAGCAGGGGCATCCGACGACCAGCCGCGCGAACCACGCCAGCCCGTCAAGCGCGAGCCTGAGCTCATCACCGAGCCACAGAAGGTCAAGGGCTCGACCCGGCTCGAGGCGAAGAAGCAGCGCCGCCGCGATGGCCGCGACGCCGGCCGCCGCCGCGCGGTGATCACCGAGGCAGAGTTCCTCGCCCGTCGCGAGGCCGTCGATCGCACCATGGTCGTCCGGTCCAAGGCAGGCCGCATTCAGATCGGCGTCCTCGAGGACAAGGTGCTCGTCGAGCACTACGTCGCCAAGAGCCAGGAGGCGTCGCTCATCGGCAACGTCTACCTCGGCAAGGTTCAGAACGTGCTGCCCAGCATGGAGGCCGCCTTCGTCGACATCGGTCGCGGCCGCAACGCGGTGCTCTACTCGGGCGAGGTCGACTGGGAGGCCGCGCAGGCCGAGTCCGGGGAGAAGAACCAGCCCCGCCGCATCGAGCTCGCGCTCAAACCCGGCGACAAGGTGCTCGTGCAGGTCACGAAGGACCCCGTCGGCCACAAGGGCGCCCGCCTCACCAGCCAGGTGTCGCTGCCCGGCCGCTACCTCGTGTACGTGCCGAACGGCTCGATGAACGGCATCAGCCGCAAGCTGCCCGACACCGAGCGTGCGCGCCTCAAGAAGATCCTCAAAGAGGCGCTGCCCGACAATGTGGGCGTCATCGTGCGCACCGCGGCGGAGGGTGCGACCGAAGAGCAGCTGACGCTCGACGTCACCCGCCTCACCTCTCAGTGGGCCCAGATCCGCGAGGCCAATGAGAAGGTCCAGGCGCCTGCGCTGCTGCACAGCGAGCCCGACCTGCTGATCAAGATCGTCCGCGACGTCTTCAACGAGGACTTCCAGAAGATGGTCATCCAGGGCGATGACGCCCGCGAGACCATCGAGCGCTACCTCTCGGGCGTTGCGCCGGAGCTGCTCGAGCGGGTCGAGCCCTACAGCGGCGGCAAGGACGACGCGTTCGACGAGTTCCGCATCTCCGAGCAGATCGAGAAGGCGCTCGACCGCAAGGTCTGGCTGCCCTCCGGCGGCTCGCTGATCATCGACCGCACTGAGGCGATGACGGTCATCGACGTCAACACGGGCAAGTTCGTCGGCTCAGGCGGCAACCTCGAAGAGACCGTCACCAAGAACAACCTCGAGGCGGCGGAGGAGATCGTCCGCCAGCTGCGTCTGCGCGACATCGGCGGGATCGTCGTGGTCGACTTCATCGACATGGTGCTCGAGTCGAATCGCGACCTCGTGCTGCGCCGGCTCGTCGAGTGCCTGAGCCGCGACCGCACGAAGCACCAGGTCGCGGAGGTCACCTCGCTCGGCCTCGTGCAGATGACCCGCAAGAAGCTGGGCCTCGGTCTGCTCGAGACCTTCAGCGAGCCCTGCGAGGTGTGCGCGGGCCGCGGCATCATCGTCCACCACGACCCCGTCGTGAAGCACCGCGCCCAGCAGCCGGAACGCGGCACCGAGCGCCGCCGCGGTCGCGGAGGCAATGGCGGCAGCGCGCCGGCGACCAGCACGGGCAACGGAAACGGGGCCCACGCCCACGAGGGCACGCACCAGCTCACCGAAGAGGCGCGCAGCAGCCTCGCCCGCATCGCCGCGAGCACGCTCGGCCACCCGACGACCGGCGCAGTGCCGATCATCGCCGACGAGCCGCAGCCCGAGCAGGCGGCTGCGACCGACGAGGCGCCGCGCTCGAGCAGCCGCCGCTCTCGCTCGCGCCGTGCGCGCGGCGGGGGAGCGGGGGATGCTGCGCCGAGCGAGCAGCCCCAGGCATCCGTCATCGAGCTGCCGGCCGCTCAGCCCGCGCAGGAGCCGCGCGCCGTCAACGCGGAGGCGACCGCGCAGCTGTTGGACTCTGTGCTCGACTCGCTGCCCGCGAAGCAGCCTGCGCGACGCAGCCGCCGTGTCTCAACGGGGGCGCTGACGGCTGAGACCGGTCAGGAGTCAGTGCCGGTCGACGGCGCGGACGCGTAG
- a CDS encoding vitamin K epoxide reductase family protein: MSDTVAEAAARPRHLALAILLIVGGALGLLASFSLMKDDLALLADPTTNLGCTISAAVQCGKNIGSWQGSVFGFPNPMLGLMTFPAPIIVGVALLGRVSFPNWFWLVFNAGHWFAIIFIGWLSTESIFFIGTLCPWCALVYAVVIPMWLAVTLHNMAVGRYGHALIGTGSALLSWVPLLSLVLYVVIALEAQLRLDIISQLFH, from the coding sequence GTGTCAGACACCGTTGCCGAGGCGGCTGCTCGCCCCCGTCACCTTGCCCTCGCCATCCTGCTCATCGTGGGCGGAGCGCTCGGGCTGCTCGCGTCGTTCTCGCTGATGAAGGACGACCTCGCGCTCTTGGCGGATCCGACAACCAATCTCGGCTGCACGATCTCGGCCGCTGTCCAGTGCGGCAAGAACATCGGGTCGTGGCAGGGCAGCGTGTTCGGATTCCCCAACCCGATGCTCGGTCTCATGACGTTCCCGGCGCCGATCATCGTGGGCGTCGCACTGCTCGGGCGCGTGAGCTTCCCCAACTGGTTCTGGCTGGTGTTCAACGCCGGGCACTGGTTCGCGATCATCTTCATCGGGTGGCTGTCCACCGAGAGCATCTTCTTCATCGGCACCCTGTGCCCGTGGTGCGCCCTGGTCTACGCGGTCGTGATCCCGATGTGGCTCGCCGTCACGCTGCACAACATGGCGGTCGGCCGTTACGGCCACGCGCTGATCGGCACTGGCAGCGCGCTGCTCAGCTGGGTCCCGCTGCTCAGCCTGGTGCTCTACGTCGTCATCGCGCTGGAGGCCCAGCTGCGACTCGACATCATCAGCCAGCTGTTCCACTGA
- the ndk gene encoding nucleoside-diphosphate kinase, protein MTTSVEETLVLIKPDGVARSLTGEILRRIEAKGYQLVDIRLVEAELELLAQHYAEHQGKPFYEPLLEFMQSGPIVAVRVAGQRVIEGFRSLAGATDPTTAAPGTIRGDLGRDWGLKVQQNLVHGSDSPESAARELALWFA, encoded by the coding sequence GTGACCACCTCTGTCGAAGAGACTCTCGTCCTCATCAAGCCCGACGGCGTCGCCCGCAGCCTCACCGGCGAGATCCTGCGCCGCATCGAGGCGAAGGGCTACCAGCTCGTCGACATCCGCCTCGTCGAAGCCGAGCTGGAGCTGCTCGCGCAGCACTATGCCGAGCACCAGGGCAAGCCGTTCTACGAGCCGCTGCTGGAGTTCATGCAGTCCGGGCCGATCGTCGCCGTCCGCGTCGCCGGTCAGCGGGTCATCGAGGGCTTCCGCTCGCTCGCGGGCGCGACCGATCCGACGACCGCTGCGCCCGGAACGATCCGCGGCGACCTCGGGCGCGACTGGGGTCTGAAGGTGCAGCAGAACCTGGTGCACGGGTCCGACTCCCCGGAGTCCGCCGCGCGCGAGCTCGCACTCTGGTTCGCCTGA